The Calypte anna isolate BGI_N300 chromosome 23, bCalAnn1_v1.p, whole genome shotgun sequence genome has a segment encoding these proteins:
- the NKAIN1 gene encoding sodium/potassium-transporting ATPase subunit beta-1-interacting protein 1, which produces MGRCNGRCTLVGFCCLQLVAALERQIFDFLGYQWAPILANFLHIMAVILGIFGTVQYRSKYLMMYAVWLVLWVGWNAFIICFYLEVGRLSQDRDFIMTFNTSLHRSWWMENGPGCLVTPVLNSNLAPEDHHVITVSGCLLDYQYIEVLSSATQIFLALFGFVYACYVSKVFLEEEDSFDFIGGFDSYGYQAPQKTSHLQLQPLYTSG; this is translated from the exons ATGGGGAGATGCAATGGGAGATGTACGCTGGTCGgattctgctgcctgcagctg GTGGCTGCTCTGGAGAGGCAGATCTTTGATTTCCTGGGCTACCAGTGGGCACCCATCCTGGCTAATTTTTTACACATCATGGCAGTTATTCTGGGTATTTTTGGGACCGTCCAGTACCGATCCAAATACCTCATGATG TATGCAGTGTGGTTGGTGCTGTGGGTCGGCTGGAACGCCTTCATCATCTGCTTCTACCTGGAGGTTGGACGTTTGTCACAG GACCGAGATTTCATCATGACCTTCAATACCTCACTGCACCGTTCCTGGTGGATGGAGAACGGGCCAGGCTGCCTGGTGACCCCGGTGCTCAACTCCAACCTGGCCCCTGAGGACCACCACGTCATCACAGTCAGTGGCTGCCTCCTGGACTACCAGTACATCGAGGTCCTGAGCAGTGCCACCCAGATATTCCTGGCG CTCTTTGGCTTCGTCTATGCCTGCTACGTCAGCAAAGTGTTCCTGGAGGAAGAAGACAGCT TCGACTTCATCGGTGGCTTCGACTCCTACGGCTACCAGGCACCACAGAAGACCTCACACCTACAGCTACAGCCACTCTACAC gtCTGGGTAA